Proteins from one Falco naumanni isolate bFalNau1 chromosome 10, bFalNau1.pat, whole genome shotgun sequence genomic window:
- the LOC121094931 gene encoding MRG/MORF4L-binding protein, protein MGEAEGGSAAAVEKPPLPAAGPGAAAAVAAAAAAVAAAAAAAAPDPGVPAEEAVVVWSPEVEVCLFHAMLGHKPVGVNRHFHMICIRDKFSQNIGRQISSKVIWDHLSTMYDMQALHESEILPFPNTEKNFALPDEMIQEVREGKVMIEEEVKEEIKEEMETHAGPEEVFAPSGSLGKTTEKPSSKEKEKTSSDSGSKEGSDKRKRNRVTEKVLNANSNPSSPSAAKRRRT, encoded by the exons aTGGGCGAGGCGGAGGGCGGCTCGGCGGCCGCTGTGGAGAagccgccgctgcccgcggccgGCCCGGGAGCCGCCGCGGCGGTAGctgcggccgccgccgccgttgcagccgcggcggcggcagcggcgccgGATCCCGGCGTGCCGGCGGAGGAGGCGGTGGTGGTGTGGAGCCCGGAGGTGGAGGTGTGCCTCTTCCACGCCATGCTGGGCCACAAGCCCGTAG GTGTGAACCGCCATTTCCACATGATTTGTATCCGAGATAAATTCAGCCAGAATATTGGACGGCAGATTTCATCCAAAGTGATTTGGGACCATCTGAGCACCATGTATGACATGCAGGCGCTT cacgAATCTGAGATCCTTCCATTCCCTAACACAGAGAAGAATTTTGCTCTTCCTGACGAAATGATTCAAGAAGTGAGAGAAG gaaaagtaATGATAGAAGAGGAAgtgaaagaggaaataaaagaagagaTGGAAACACATGCAGGTCCAGAAGAAG TTTTTGCACCCTCTGGAAGTTTaggaaaaacaactgaaaagccaagcagcaaagagaaagagaaaacttcaTCAGATTCTGGGTCCAAAGAAGGATCTGATAAGAGGAAGCGCAACAGAGTCACTGAAAAGGTCTTAAATGCAAACAGTAATCCTTCCAGTCCGAGTGCTGCAAAACGACGCAGAACATAA